Proteins encoded by one window of Blautia faecicola:
- a CDS encoding Fur family transcriptional regulator: MATLKYSRQRESIKEFLMTRTDHPTADTVYHQLRKIYPNISLGTVYRNLALLADIGEIQKICTGDGADRFDGQVTPHYHVICTRCHQVMDLDLEYMKEPEDLAAQHFEGKILGHVTNFYGICPDCLKKDTM, translated from the coding sequence ATGGCAACTCTGAAATACAGCCGTCAACGGGAATCCATCAAAGAATTTCTGATGACACGTACCGATCATCCTACGGCTGACACCGTCTATCATCAGTTACGCAAGATTTATCCGAACATCAGTCTCGGAACCGTCTACCGTAACCTGGCACTGCTGGCAGATATCGGAGAGATTCAGAAAATCTGTACCGGCGATGGTGCTGACCGCTTCGACGGACAGGTCACCCCTCATTATCATGTAATCTGCACCCGCTGCCATCAGGTGATGGATCTGGATCTGGAATACATGAAAGAACCGGAGGATCTGGCCGCACAACATTTTGAAGGAAAGATTCTGGGACATGTGACAAACTTCTATGGAATCTGTCCCGACTGTCTGAAAAAAGATACGATGTAA
- a CDS encoding UDP-N-acetylglucosamine 1-carboxyvinyltransferase: protein MDQYIIKGGNPLVGEVEIGGAKNAALAILAAAIMTDDTVRLENLPDVNDINVLLEAIGGIGAKVERVDRHTAVINGSTIGDISVDYEYIKKIRASYYLLGALLGKYKKAEVPLPGGCNIGSRPIDLHLKGFRALGATVDIKYGAIVASAPNGLHGTHIFMDTVSVGATINIMMAASMAKGNTIIENAAKEPHVVDTANFLNSMGANIKGAGTDVIRIRGVETLHSTTYSIVPDMIEAGTYMFAAAATRGDILIKNVIPKHLEAITAKLEEIGCEVEEFDDAVRVISAKKLRRTHVKTLPYPGYPTDMQPQIAVTLALATGTSIVTESIFENRFKYADELTRMGASVKVEGNTAIIDGVEKLTGARVSAPDLRAGAALVIAGLAAEGITIVDDIVYIQRGYEDFEGKLRSLGAEIERVTSEKEIQKFKLRIG, encoded by the coding sequence ATGGATCAGTATATTATTAAGGGTGGAAACCCGTTAGTTGGAGAAGTAGAGATTGGCGGAGCAAAGAATGCAGCACTTGCGATTCTGGCAGCCGCTATTATGACAGATGATACCGTCCGGCTGGAAAATCTTCCGGATGTCAATGATATAAATGTACTTTTAGAGGCCATCGGAGGAATCGGAGCAAAGGTGGAGCGTGTAGACCGCCACACTGCAGTGATCAACGGTTCCACGATCGGTGATATCAGTGTAGATTACGAATATATTAAGAAAATCCGTGCATCCTACTATCTGTTGGGCGCACTTCTTGGAAAATACAAAAAAGCAGAAGTACCTCTGCCAGGTGGCTGTAACATCGGAAGCCGTCCGATCGACCTGCATCTGAAGGGATTCCGTGCCCTGGGTGCGACTGTTGATATCAAATACGGTGCCATCGTGGCATCCGCACCGAATGGACTTCACGGAACCCATATTTTCATGGACACCGTGTCAGTAGGTGCAACGATCAATATTATGATGGCAGCTTCCATGGCAAAGGGAAACACCATCATTGAAAATGCAGCAAAAGAACCGCATGTGGTAGATACCGCGAACTTCCTGAACAGCATGGGTGCCAATATCAAGGGTGCCGGTACGGATGTGATCCGTATCCGTGGTGTGGAAACACTGCACAGTACCACATATTCTATCGTACCGGATATGATCGAGGCGGGAACCTATATGTTCGCTGCAGCGGCAACACGGGGTGATATTCTGATCAAGAATGTGATTCCGAAGCATCTGGAAGCGATCACCGCAAAATTAGAAGAGATCGGATGCGAGGTAGAAGAATTTGACGATGCAGTCCGTGTGATCTCGGCAAAGAAACTGCGCAGAACTCATGTAAAGACACTGCCGTATCCGGGATATCCTACCGATATGCAGCCGCAGATCGCCGTGACACTGGCGCTGGCAACCGGAACCAGTATCGTCACAGAGAGTATCTTTGAAAACCGCTTCAAATATGCGGACGAGCTTACCCGTATGGGCGCTTCTGTGAAAGTAGAAGGCAATACAGCGATCATTGACGGCGTGGAAAAACTGACAGGAGCAAGAGTCAGCGCACCGGATCTTCGTGCAGGTGCGGCACTGGTAATCGCCGGACTGGCAGCAGAAGGAATTACGATCGTAGATGATATCGTATATATCCAGCGTGGATATGAGGATTTTGAAGGAAAACTGAGAAGCCTGGGCGCAGAGATCGAACGTGTGACCAGTGAAAAAGAAATTCAGAAGTTTAAACTGAGAATCGGGTGA
- a CDS encoding GTP pyrophosphokinase, with product MDALKYVSQILDDADSWETMMFLYDAALRQMSTKIDILNEEFIHIHNYNPIEHVKSRIKEPKSIVKKLKRQGHEVTLENMLKYIKDIAGIRIICSFTQDIYRIADMLAKQSDLRVVELTDYLTHPKVSGYRSYHMLVAVPVHLSDRVVDITVEVQIRTIAQDFWASLEHKIYYKFEGSAPEYISRDLRACAEFVAELDEKMLSLNEAIQKEAIQKSEEAEEKKEE from the coding sequence ATGGACGCATTAAAATATGTATCACAGATTCTCGACGATGCGGACTCCTGGGAAACCATGATGTTTCTCTACGATGCCGCACTTCGCCAGATGTCCACAAAGATTGATATTCTGAATGAGGAATTCATCCATATTCATAATTACAATCCGATCGAACATGTGAAGTCCCGGATCAAGGAACCGAAAAGTATCGTCAAGAAGTTAAAGCGCCAGGGACATGAAGTCACCCTGGAAAATATGTTAAAATATATCAAAGATATCGCCGGTATCCGTATCATCTGTTCATTTACCCAGGACATTTACCGGATCGCCGATATGCTGGCAAAACAGTCCGATCTGCGTGTGGTGGAGCTGACCGACTATCTTACTCATCCAAAAGTCAGCGGATACCGCAGCTACCATATGCTGGTAGCCGTCCCGGTTCATCTTTCCGACCGTGTCGTGGATATCACCGTGGAAGTACAGATCCGCACCATCGCCCAGGACTTCTGGGCAAGCCTGGAGCATAAGATCTATTACAAATTCGAGGGCAGTGCACCGGAATATATCAGCCGGGATCTCCGCGCCTGTGCAGAGTTTGTAGCCGAACTGGATGAAAAGATGCTTTCTCTGAACGAAGCGATTCAAAAAGAAGCGATTCAAAAATCAGAGGAAGCCGAGGAAAAGAAAGAGGAGTAG
- a CDS encoding sensor domain-containing diguanylate cyclase, translated as MEIIFKKKKQNPGGSYVGAIAVFILAIIIGLVSFFVTAQRTIESSSQERMRNNVARQSEHLRTILNIHYSYLEGIAEKMGESGDLLSEENMQMLTTFQESTALDRTALIQPNGDAHYDNGLVKNVAHRRYFKEGISGSRTLSDPLESSVDQETKVVLGVPVFHEETVIGVLGSSYNVGELSRMLFDDLFSGKGYSLIVTRDGEIIAHDGDATDYKLSYGDNIFEFYKFKKIGQGHSIEEISQDFNEGKEGLIRLRGYADSSDRYLAYAPLGINDWMICYVAPVTVAQQSYAFVEQYEFIFLGCFGVQVCILIFYIIRKNRQKTEEILRSARTDELTQVYNRKYAESYTERILNENHGERQSAFFIMDVDKFKEVNDVYGHTVGDAVLHTFGELLNRQFRENDIVGRIGGDEFTVLMWNVSSREAVRSKAEKLLEETKKLAFAEMDGKGITISIGIALYPEHGNTYMELYRIADQALYETKRGGRNGYTICGESRRNLPR; from the coding sequence TTGGAGATTATTTTTAAGAAGAAAAAGCAGAATCCCGGAGGAAGCTATGTAGGAGCAATTGCGGTATTTATCCTGGCGATTATCATCGGTCTGGTTTCCTTTTTTGTGACAGCACAGAGAACGATCGAGAGCAGTTCGCAGGAGAGAATGAGAAACAATGTGGCGAGACAGAGCGAACATCTCCGAACCATTTTAAATATTCATTATTCGTATCTGGAAGGCATTGCAGAGAAGATGGGAGAGAGCGGAGACCTTCTCAGCGAGGAAAATATGCAGATGCTGACAACATTTCAGGAGAGTACCGCGCTGGATCGCACGGCGCTGATTCAGCCGAATGGTGATGCACACTACGATAATGGGCTGGTAAAAAATGTGGCACACCGGAGATACTTTAAGGAAGGGATCAGCGGCAGCCGTACGTTGAGTGATCCGCTTGAGAGCAGTGTGGATCAGGAGACGAAGGTAGTTCTTGGCGTTCCGGTTTTTCATGAGGAAACGGTCATTGGTGTTCTTGGCAGTTCCTATAATGTCGGTGAACTGAGCCGTATGCTGTTTGATGATCTGTTTTCGGGAAAAGGATACAGCCTGATCGTTACCAGAGATGGTGAGATCATTGCCCATGACGGCGATGCGACAGATTACAAGCTTTCTTATGGAGATAATATTTTTGAATTTTACAAATTCAAGAAAATAGGACAGGGACACAGCATCGAAGAGATTTCACAGGATTTCAACGAAGGAAAGGAAGGACTGATCCGGTTAAGAGGTTATGCGGACAGTTCCGACCGCTATCTGGCATATGCGCCGCTGGGAATCAATGACTGGATGATCTGCTATGTTGCACCGGTGACCGTTGCACAGCAGTCGTATGCGTTCGTGGAGCAGTATGAATTTATCTTTCTGGGATGCTTTGGCGTTCAGGTTTGTATCCTGATCTTCTACATCATACGGAAAAACCGTCAGAAAACAGAAGAAATCCTCCGTTCCGCCCGGACGGATGAACTGACGCAGGTATATAACAGAAAATACGCGGAATCGTATACGGAGCGGATTCTGAACGAAAATCATGGAGAGAGGCAAAGCGCATTCTTTATCATGGATGTAGATAAGTTTAAAGAGGTCAACGATGTATACGGACATACCGTGGGCGATGCGGTGCTGCATACGTTTGGCGAACTGCTGAACAGACAGTTCCGGGAAAACGACATTGTGGGCCGGATCGGCGGTGACGAGTTTACCGTCCTGATGTGGAACGTAAGCAGTCGTGAGGCAGTCCGAAGCAAAGCGGAAAAACTGCTGGAGGAGACGAAGAAGCTTGCATTTGCTGAGATGGATGGAAAAGGAATCACAATCAGCATCGGAATCGCTCTGTACCCGGAACACGGAAACACCTACATGGAACTGTACCGAATCGCGGATCAGGCACTTTATGAGACCAAGCGGGGTGGACGGAACGGATATACCATTTGCGGTGAATCTCGAAGAAATTTACCGCGGTAA
- a CDS encoding cob(I)yrinic acid a,c-diamide adenosyltransferase: MKDNLGYVHVYCGDGKGKTTTAMGLCTRAAGYGYKVLIYQFMKNNKTSERKILQQVPNITFVNGLEQEKFSFQMTLSEKLERKNYYEKQFRKITAKAAEEDYDLLFFDELIYTIRAGLFDEQILLDYLKKEKPEHLEVILTGQQPSDELVELADYVSEIRKIKHPFDQGLPARPGIEK, from the coding sequence ATGAAAGACAATTTAGGTTATGTACATGTATATTGCGGGGATGGAAAAGGAAAGACTACTACTGCGATGGGACTCTGTACCCGTGCCGCAGGTTATGGATATAAAGTACTGATCTATCAGTTTATGAAAAATAATAAGACCAGCGAGCGAAAGATTCTGCAGCAGGTTCCGAACATTACTTTTGTCAACGGACTGGAGCAGGAAAAGTTCAGTTTTCAGATGACGCTTTCCGAGAAACTGGAACGGAAAAACTACTATGAAAAACAGTTCCGGAAAATTACAGCAAAAGCTGCCGAAGAAGACTACGATCTTCTGTTTTTCGATGAACTGATCTATACGATCCGCGCCGGACTCTTCGATGAGCAGATTCTTCTGGATTATCTGAAAAAGGAAAAACCGGAACATCTCGAAGTCATCCTGACCGGTCAGCAGCCAAGTGATGAACTGGTGGAACTTGCCGATTATGTCTCCGAGATCCGTAAGATCAAACATCCTTTTGATCAGGGACTTCCTGCCCGCCCGGGAATCGAAAAATAA
- the rsmA gene encoding 16S rRNA (adenine(1518)-N(6)/adenine(1519)-N(6))-dimethyltransferase RsmA: MSKREPYLGNPQATIAVLNKYGFTFQKKFGQNFLIDTHVLDKIIRAAEITEDDFVLEIGPGIGTMTQYLAYAAREVCAVEIDKSLIPILEDTLSDYDNVTVINEDILKVDITKLAEEKNGGRPIKVVANLPYYITTPIIMGLFESHVPVESITVMVQKEVADRMQVGPGTKDYGALSLAVQYYAEPYIVANVPPNCFMPRPKVGSAVIRLTRHAQTPVQVENEKLLFQIIRASFNQRRKTLANGLKNYEGLSFEKETIEAAIAECGFSPSVRGEALSLEEFAKLANVLGRAK; encoded by the coding sequence ATGAGTAAGAGAGAGCCTTACCTTGGCAATCCCCAGGCAACCATCGCCGTGCTGAATAAATACGGCTTTACATTTCAGAAAAAGTTCGGGCAGAACTTTCTGATCGATACCCATGTGCTGGATAAGATCATCCGTGCAGCGGAGATTACCGAAGATGATTTTGTCCTGGAGATCGGACCGGGAATCGGAACGATGACACAGTATCTGGCATATGCGGCGAGAGAAGTATGTGCGGTAGAAATCGACAAAAGCCTGATTCCGATTCTGGAGGATACGCTGAGTGATTATGATAATGTAACCGTGATCAATGAAGATATTCTGAAAGTGGATATCACAAAACTGGCAGAAGAGAAAAATGGCGGCCGCCCGATCAAGGTGGTTGCAAACCTGCCGTATTATATCACAACACCGATCATCATGGGGCTGTTTGAGAGTCATGTACCGGTGGAATCCATCACTGTCATGGTACAGAAAGAAGTAGCGGACCGGATGCAGGTAGGACCGGGAACGAAAGATTACGGGGCACTGTCGCTGGCAGTACAGTATTATGCAGAGCCGTATATCGTGGCAAATGTTCCGCCGAACTGTTTTATGCCAAGACCGAAGGTGGGAAGTGCGGTCATTCGTCTAACCCGCCATGCACAGACACCGGTGCAGGTGGAAAATGAGAAGCTGCTGTTTCAGATCATTCGTGCTTCGTTTAACCAGAGAAGAAAGACCCTGGCGAATGGGCTGAAGAATTATGAGGGATTGTCGTTTGAAAAAGAGACGATAGAGGCTGCGATCGCAGAATGTGGATTTTCTCCGTCGGTGAGAGGGGAAGCCCTTTCCCTGGAAGAATTTGCAAAACTTGCAAATGTGCTCGGACGTGCCAAATAA
- a CDS encoding DUF1292 domain-containing protein, protein MEPNIITLTDQYGESVRFELLDIVEYEDQEFAVLYPADGGDDEPVHILRITSENLDLDEMEFEGLDDEDLINAVFDLFCERNDFE, encoded by the coding sequence ATGGAACCAAATATTATTACTCTGACAGACCAGTACGGCGAATCTGTTCGTTTTGAACTTCTCGATATTGTGGAATACGAAGATCAGGAATTTGCTGTTCTCTATCCTGCCGATGGCGGTGACGATGAACCGGTTCATATCCTGCGGATCACTTCCGAAAATCTCGATCTGGATGAAATGGAATTCGAAGGTCTGGATGACGAAGACCTGATCAATGCCGTGTTTGATCTGTTCTGCGAACGTAACGATTTTGAATAA
- a CDS encoding NADH peroxidase, translating to MKKFVCTVCGYVYEGETAPEVCPVCKAPASKFKEQSGEKTWAAEHVVGVAQGVPEDILADLRANFEGECSEVGMYLAMARVAHREGYPEIGLYWEKAAYEEAEHAAKFAELLGEVVTDSTKKNLEMRVDAEHGATEGKFDLAKRAKAANLDAIHDTVHEMAKDEARHGKAFEGLLKRYFG from the coding sequence ATGAAAAAATTTGTTTGTACTGTATGTGGATATGTTTACGAAGGAGAAACCGCACCGGAAGTCTGTCCGGTTTGTAAAGCACCAGCTTCCAAGTTCAAAGAGCAGAGCGGAGAAAAAACATGGGCTGCTGAACATGTAGTAGGTGTTGCACAGGGCGTTCCGGAAGACATCCTGGCTGACCTGAGAGCAAACTTCGAAGGTGAATGCTCTGAAGTCGGTATGTACCTGGCTATGGCTCGTGTAGCTCACAGAGAAGGATATCCGGAAATCGGTCTGTACTGGGAAAAAGCTGCTTACGAAGAAGCTGAACATGCAGCAAAATTCGCTGAACTGTTAGGTGAAGTTGTAACCGACAGCACAAAGAAAAACCTGGAAATGCGTGTAGATGCTGAGCACGGCGCAACCGAAGGAAAATTCGATCTGGCGAAACGTGCAAAAGCTGCAAACCTGGATGCAATCCATGACACCGTTCATGAAATGGCAAAAGACGAAGCAAGACATGGAAAAGCTTTCGAAGGTCTGCTGAAAAGATATTTCGGTTAA
- a CDS encoding DUF1002 domain-containing protein encodes MKIKRIMAGMLAAITVLGSLAAPMSVKADQIDAPYLALGADLNETEKSTVLSLLEINEADLSHYQVITVTNADEHKYLDSYLDSSVIGTRALSSVLIEKKDKGNGIKVTTNNITYCTTGMYQNALATAGVTDADVHVAGPFNISGTAALVGAMEAYSNMTGETLKAENADAATEELVTTSDLGESIGDKEQAEELVGAVKEAVVSNDLSDPEEIEAVVDDAAKEMDIQLSDEDKQKIVSLMQKISSLDLDVDALKEQAKDLYNKLESLDLNINQEQVKGFFDKIVSWCKNLWSSIFG; translated from the coding sequence ATGAAGATAAAGAGAATCATGGCAGGAATGTTGGCGGCAATAACCGTACTGGGAAGTCTTGCGGCGCCGATGAGTGTAAAGGCAGATCAGATTGATGCGCCGTATCTGGCACTGGGTGCGGATCTGAATGAGACAGAAAAATCTACGGTATTAAGTCTGCTGGAGATCAATGAAGCGGACCTGAGCCATTATCAGGTCATCACCGTGACAAATGCGGACGAACACAAATATCTGGATTCCTATCTGGATTCCAGCGTGATCGGAACCAGAGCACTTTCTTCCGTACTGATCGAAAAGAAGGACAAAGGAAACGGGATCAAAGTGACCACCAACAATATCACCTACTGTACGACCGGTATGTATCAGAATGCACTGGCAACCGCCGGCGTGACGGATGCAGATGTTCATGTGGCAGGACCGTTCAACATCTCCGGAACGGCAGCTCTGGTAGGTGCAATGGAAGCCTACAGCAATATGACCGGTGAGACGCTGAAAGCGGAAAATGCAGACGCAGCCACGGAGGAACTGGTAACGACCAGTGATCTGGGAGAGTCGATCGGAGATAAGGAACAGGCGGAAGAACTGGTCGGAGCGGTAAAAGAAGCAGTTGTCTCCAACGATCTGTCTGATCCGGAAGAGATCGAAGCGGTTGTAGATGACGCTGCAAAAGAAATGGACATTCAGCTGTCAGACGAGGATAAACAGAAGATCGTAAGCCTGATGCAGAAGATCAGCAGCCTGGATCTGGATGTGGATGCGTTAAAAGAGCAGGCAAAAGATCTGTACAATAAACTGGAGAGCCTGGATCTGAACATCAATCAGGAGCAGGTCAAAGGATTTTTTGATAAGATCGTAAGCTGGTGCAAGAACCTCTGGAGTTCTATCTTTGGATAA
- a CDS encoding tetratricopeptide repeat protein yields MSTVDKTEYHLKLEEINRLVDAQDYEGALTIADSIDWRRVKSVRTLCMVADIYEVNGELEQSMKMLQLAYKRSSIGKMILYRQVELALKMGLNDDAVKYYNQYLETASNDTSKYILKYKIYKAKKAPLEDQIEILEEYKEREYTERWVYELAKLYKKAGQEKKCIETCDDLVLWFGEGKYVTKAMELKMTYTPLSPSQKEKYEKAKAAGETSAKPQQTEEVKNTILPGVSAAAMANLQKAEEVREQAQEEAAATVEDAQGTTETVTVVETEPVRPEPEIPHIDTEKLQERLSKSFQEILSGFNRTKAVDAFEALGRAAGAEIPQEPQEEENIEDYHVQDLEPEAVNEGIISADSGVAGVSRTEMDELEMIEKPKVEKPEDKEIVSVQEVDLDALFAETSSSLAKEAGGEVPAEESAEEPTVEEVTTEEIIGEPEDVVAEETVDASGAVLEEETVAEPEDVIIEEPAVEETESELTDTAEEEPETEAIVEEREEIPAETVEEENVEEDTIQEVPEEKSAEDIAADEAMAAFEASLSNISLDFGEENGDSTEVPEAADAEPEAPVEVTEEQAAEEETVTEPEESEETEDLDATRIIPDITAQSAEQETPGETQEFNLEKELRAALGSLEVFQEQKEEQQPVSLELEPETPSVEEVTFADEKTEPSAEENIAEESHTEADDTDEEEPEETENDHIEKMLAEAEMQPDISDMTVERETPEEKRQRILNNTRPERLTAEQKQLFSYFAKVPGMDEQILDAIQGAYEHASEKTSHRGNIAIMGSHGTGKTRLSEGLVKAICKELGLKAVKYANLDASDINRKDPATIISKMAGGFLLIERASFMTPETIEKLSQAMDFRTDSLILLIEDDKANMRKMLADYPEFAEKFETVISIPVFTNDELVTFARTYARENGFRMDEMGVLALYTMIGDNQKEDEPITVGKVKEMVDGAIRKASGVKLGRKLSKRHTDAEGRILLYEKDFDL; encoded by the coding sequence GTGAGTACAGTGGATAAGACAGAATACCATTTGAAATTGGAGGAAATCAACAGACTTGTGGACGCACAGGATTATGAAGGGGCTCTTACGATTGCCGATTCCATCGACTGGCGCAGAGTAAAGAGTGTGCGGACATTGTGTATGGTAGCAGATATCTACGAAGTGAATGGTGAGCTGGAACAAAGCATGAAGATGCTACAGCTGGCATACAAACGTTCATCCATCGGAAAGATGATTCTGTACCGTCAGGTGGAACTGGCTTTGAAGATGGGGTTAAATGATGATGCCGTAAAATATTATAATCAGTATCTGGAAACGGCATCCAACGATACCTCCAAATACATTCTGAAATACAAGATTTACAAAGCAAAGAAAGCACCTCTGGAAGATCAGATTGAGATCCTGGAGGAGTATAAAGAACGGGAATATACGGAACGCTGGGTATACGAACTGGCAAAGCTGTATAAGAAAGCAGGACAGGAAAAGAAATGTATCGAAACCTGTGACGATCTGGTTCTGTGGTTTGGCGAGGGTAAATATGTAACCAAGGCGATGGAACTGAAGATGACTTATACACCGCTGTCACCGTCCCAGAAAGAGAAATATGAGAAGGCGAAAGCGGCTGGAGAGACCAGTGCGAAACCGCAGCAGACGGAAGAAGTGAAAAATACGATTCTGCCGGGGGTATCTGCGGCAGCGATGGCAAATCTTCAGAAAGCGGAAGAAGTACGGGAACAGGCGCAGGAAGAAGCAGCGGCAACTGTGGAGGATGCACAGGGAACCACGGAAACGGTAACCGTTGTGGAGACAGAGCCTGTAAGACCGGAGCCGGAGATTCCTCATATTGATACCGAAAAGCTTCAGGAACGTCTTTCCAAGAGCTTCCAGGAGATTCTTTCCGGATTCAACCGTACCAAGGCGGTAGATGCTTTTGAGGCACTGGGAAGAGCCGCAGGAGCAGAGATTCCACAGGAACCGCAGGAGGAAGAAAATATTGAAGATTATCATGTACAGGATCTCGAACCGGAGGCTGTAAACGAAGGCATTATTTCTGCGGACAGCGGGGTTGCCGGCGTGAGCAGAACCGAGATGGACGAACTGGAAATGATAGAAAAACCGAAGGTGGAAAAACCGGAGGATAAAGAAATTGTCAGTGTACAGGAAGTAGATCTGGATGCGTTGTTTGCAGAGACTTCTTCTTCCCTGGCAAAAGAAGCGGGCGGAGAAGTACCGGCAGAGGAATCTGCGGAAGAACCGACCGTGGAAGAGGTAACGACAGAAGAGATCATCGGGGAACCGGAAGATGTGGTCGCCGAGGAAACCGTGGATGCATCCGGTGCGGTTCTGGAAGAAGAAACTGTTGCAGAGCCGGAGGATGTAATCATTGAAGAACCGGCAGTGGAAGAGACAGAATCAGAACTGACAGATACGGCTGAAGAAGAACCGGAGACAGAAGCTATTGTGGAAGAAAGGGAAGAGATTCCGGCAGAAACTGTAGAAGAGGAAAACGTCGAAGAAGACACGATTCAGGAGGTACCGGAAGAAAAATCAGCAGAAGATATCGCCGCAGATGAAGCTATGGCAGCTTTTGAAGCGAGTCTTTCCAATATTTCTCTGGACTTCGGAGAAGAAAACGGGGATTCGACGGAAGTGCCGGAAGCAGCGGACGCGGAACCGGAAGCGCCTGTGGAAGTAACGGAAGAACAGGCTGCTGAAGAAGAAACGGTCACAGAACCGGAAGAGTCAGAGGAAACGGAAGATCTGGATGCAACGAGAATCATTCCGGATATAACAGCACAGAGCGCAGAGCAGGAGACGCCGGGAGAAACACAGGAATTTAATCTGGAAAAAGAACTGCGGGCAGCTCTTGGAAGCCTGGAAGTATTCCAGGAGCAGAAAGAGGAACAGCAGCCGGTAAGTCTGGAACTGGAACCGGAGACACCGTCTGTAGAAGAAGTTACTTTTGCGGATGAGAAAACAGAACCGTCGGCAGAAGAAAATATTGCAGAAGAATCACATACAGAAGCTGATGACACCGACGAAGAAGAGCCGGAGGAGACAGAGAACGATCATATCGAAAAGATGCTGGCAGAAGCAGAGATGCAGCCGGATATCAGTGATATGACGGTAGAACGAGAGACACCGGAGGAAAAACGCCAGCGGATCCTGAACAATACCAGACCGGAACGTCTGACCGCAGAACAGAAACAGTTGTTTTCCTATTTTGCAAAAGTACCTGGTATGGATGAACAGATCCTGGATGCGATCCAAGGAGCGTATGAACACGCGAGTGAGAAGACCTCTCATCGTGGAAATATCGCGATCATGGGAAGCCACGGAACCGGAAAAACCCGTCTGAGCGAAGGACTTGTGAAAGCGATCTGTAAAGAACTGGGTCTGAAAGCAGTCAAATACGCAAACCTGGATGCGTCTGACATCAACAGAAAAGATCCGGCAACCATCATCAGCAAGATGGCAGGAGGATTTCTTCTGATCGAGCGTGCAAGCTTTATGACACCGGAGACCATCGAGAAACTTTCTCAGGCGATGGATTTCCGTACAGACAGTCTGATTCTTCTGATCGAGGATGACAAAGCGAACATGCGTAAGATGCTGGCAGATTATCCGGAATTTGCAGAGAAATTCGAAACGGTGATCTCGATCCCGGTATTTACCAACGATGAGCTGGTAACCTTTGCAAGAACGTATGCAAGAGAAAATGGTTTCCGGATGGATGAGATGGGTGTACTTGCCCTCTATACCATGATCGGTGACAACCAGAAAGAAGACGAACCGATCACCGTCGGAAAAGTAAAAGAGATGGTAGACGGAGCGATCCGAAAAGCAAGCGGCGTCAAACTGGGAAGAAAACTTTCCAAACGTCACACGGATGCAGAAGGACGGATTCTTCTTTACGAAAAGGATTTTGACTTATAA